A window from Kovacikia minuta CCNUW1 encodes these proteins:
- a CDS encoding efflux RND transporter permease subunit has translation MLLSISDFFIRRPVFATVCSIVVTLLGLACIPTLPVAQYPDITPPQVSVTSNYIGANAETVESTVTNILERELNGVEGVKYIKSTSANDGSSSINLTFDLERDQDLAAVDVQNRVSTVLSRLPGPVTQTGVQVAKTNNNFLLAIGMYSDRDEKKGQDFYDDVYLSNYADLYIVDALKRVKGVGGVQVFGERKYAMRLWLDPERLAARSLTPQDVVTALQQQNLQVGAGQIGQPPVAAEQQYQYAVTAQGRFKDAEEFGSLVLKTTETGTLVRLKDIGRAELGAENYGSVLRFTPDDGITHRGIGLGITQQFGSNALDVARAVKEEIKRLSGNFPPGMKYEIAFDTTTFIEAGAEEVVISLIQAIVLVIIVIFLFLQSWRTALVVSIAIPVSFIGTFIFVKLMGFSINTLTLFGLTLATGLVVDDAIVIVEDITRRIQEDGLRPIDAAITSMNALYGAVIATSLVLITVFVPVAFFPGTTGQLYKQFALTIAFSITVSTFNALTFTPMLSALLLRRDQAPNNWLFNGINRGINSVRQTYSRTLGKVIRRKGLVLGLFGLGLVLTYGIYRMVPAAFVPDEDQGYFITIVQGPEGVSLSYTEKVLIQAEEILKKRPETKNVFAIGGFSFSGATPNNGIIFTTLKPWDKRRGEESSVKGIIGGFFPKPTGLFPQLIAIKEATVIPFPPPPIQGLGNFGGFEFHLQDQTGLGFGTLGEVLGKFMAAASAYPAGGNPQLAGLRPTFNANTPQISVEVDRTRINQLQISPQDVFNTLQIFLGSTYVNDFNQFERTYRVYVQADSQFRSNPDDIKRLYVRTQTGKMVPLANLVTIKQTIGPSIISHYNLFRSVEINGSGAPGVSSGQAIKAMEAVAKQTLPKGFGFEWSGLSLEEIQAGGSSIFIFALGIIFVFLTLAAQYESYTDPFIILLTVPLAILGALIAVLLRGTANDVYTQIGFVMLIGMASKNAILIVEFANQMYEEGLSITKSVLEASRERLRPILMTAISTIIGAVPLVIATGPGAAARQSLGTAVVGGMCVATVLSLFVIPVLYIVIKTAVTRFRSRRKPDLADDHPGSNDGDGLNGGDGVGHGREMTTSQRSSDGN, from the coding sequence ATGCTTCTCTCCATCTCTGACTTTTTCATCCGGCGTCCCGTCTTCGCAACGGTATGTTCGATCGTGGTCACACTGCTGGGGCTTGCCTGTATTCCAACCCTGCCCGTTGCCCAGTATCCAGATATCACGCCCCCTCAAGTTAGCGTTACGTCAAACTACATTGGGGCAAACGCAGAAACGGTAGAGTCCACCGTTACCAACATTCTGGAGCGGGAACTGAATGGCGTTGAAGGGGTGAAGTACATCAAATCCACCAGCGCCAACGACGGCAGTAGTAGTATTAACCTCACCTTTGACCTGGAACGGGATCAGGATTTGGCAGCGGTGGATGTTCAGAACCGGGTGTCTACGGTACTTTCCCGCTTACCGGGGCCTGTGACCCAAACCGGAGTACAGGTCGCGAAAACCAATAACAACTTTTTGCTGGCGATCGGGATGTATTCCGATCGAGATGAAAAAAAAGGGCAGGATTTCTACGACGATGTTTATCTGAGTAACTACGCTGACCTTTATATTGTGGATGCCCTGAAGCGGGTGAAGGGGGTGGGTGGGGTTCAGGTCTTTGGCGAACGGAAGTATGCGATGCGGCTCTGGCTTGATCCGGAGCGTTTGGCTGCCCGCAGTTTAACGCCCCAAGATGTGGTCACAGCGCTGCAACAGCAAAACCTCCAGGTGGGAGCCGGACAAATTGGCCAACCCCCCGTTGCGGCAGAACAACAATATCAGTATGCTGTGACAGCCCAGGGACGGTTTAAGGACGCTGAGGAATTTGGCAGTCTCGTCCTCAAAACGACAGAAACGGGCACCCTGGTCAGGCTGAAGGACATTGGACGGGCAGAACTGGGAGCAGAAAACTACGGCTCGGTCCTGAGATTTACCCCTGACGATGGCATTACCCACCGGGGGATTGGTTTAGGCATCACGCAGCAGTTTGGCAGCAATGCGCTAGATGTTGCCCGTGCGGTTAAAGAAGAAATTAAGCGCCTGTCTGGGAATTTCCCACCTGGGATGAAATACGAAATTGCCTTCGACACAACCACCTTCATTGAGGCGGGTGCGGAAGAAGTCGTGATTTCGCTGATTCAGGCGATCGTGCTGGTCATCATCGTTATCTTCCTGTTCTTACAGAGTTGGCGCACAGCCCTAGTGGTGTCGATCGCGATTCCCGTATCCTTTATCGGGACGTTCATTTTCGTCAAACTGATGGGGTTTTCGATCAATACCCTGACATTGTTTGGCTTGACCCTGGCAACAGGTCTGGTGGTGGATGACGCGATCGTCATTGTGGAAGACATCACCCGCCGGATTCAGGAGGATGGCTTAAGACCGATTGATGCAGCAATCACCTCCATGAATGCCCTCTATGGGGCAGTAATTGCCACCTCGTTAGTGTTGATTACGGTGTTTGTCCCCGTTGCCTTTTTCCCTGGCACAACCGGACAGCTTTACAAGCAATTTGCGCTGACGATCGCCTTCTCAATTACCGTCTCCACCTTCAACGCGCTTACCTTTACCCCGATGCTGTCTGCCCTGTTGTTGCGGCGAGACCAGGCACCCAATAATTGGCTGTTTAATGGCATCAACCGGGGAATTAATAGCGTCCGCCAGACCTATAGCCGCACCCTTGGCAAGGTGATTCGACGCAAGGGATTGGTTCTGGGCTTGTTTGGCTTAGGGCTGGTATTGACCTATGGCATTTATCGCATGGTGCCCGCAGCATTTGTGCCCGATGAGGATCAGGGCTATTTCATTACGATCGTTCAGGGGCCAGAAGGGGTTTCGCTCAGCTATACCGAAAAGGTTTTAATTCAGGCTGAGGAAATCCTGAAAAAGCGTCCAGAAACCAAAAACGTGTTTGCAATTGGTGGATTTAGCTTCAGTGGTGCAACCCCCAATAATGGGATTATTTTCACAACTTTGAAACCGTGGGACAAGCGTCGGGGCGAGGAAAGCTCGGTGAAGGGAATCATTGGTGGGTTTTTCCCCAAGCCAACCGGGCTATTTCCCCAACTTATCGCCATCAAAGAAGCAACTGTGATTCCCTTCCCACCCCCACCGATCCAGGGGTTGGGTAACTTTGGTGGGTTTGAGTTTCACTTACAGGATCAAACTGGGCTGGGATTTGGCACCCTGGGCGAAGTGCTGGGCAAATTTATGGCGGCTGCATCAGCCTACCCTGCCGGTGGAAATCCCCAACTCGCAGGTTTACGTCCCACTTTTAACGCCAACACGCCCCAAATTTCGGTCGAGGTCGATCGCACCCGGATTAACCAACTCCAGATTTCTCCCCAGGATGTGTTTAATACCCTGCAAATTTTCCTGGGGTCAACCTATGTCAATGACTTCAACCAGTTTGAACGTACCTACCGCGTATATGTTCAAGCCGATAGTCAATTCCGCTCTAACCCCGATGACATCAAACGACTGTATGTGCGAACGCAAACCGGGAAAATGGTTCCCCTGGCGAATTTAGTCACGATTAAGCAAACGATTGGCCCCTCTATTATCAGCCACTACAATCTGTTTCGATCGGTCGAAATCAACGGTTCTGGCGCGCCGGGTGTCAGTTCTGGTCAGGCAATCAAAGCAATGGAAGCGGTCGCCAAACAGACCTTGCCTAAAGGATTTGGGTTTGAATGGTCGGGGCTTTCACTGGAAGAAATTCAAGCCGGAGGTTCCTCCATCTTTATTTTTGCCTTGGGGATTATCTTCGTCTTTCTTACCCTGGCAGCCCAATACGAGAGCTATACCGACCCATTCATTATTTTGCTAACGGTACCACTGGCAATTTTAGGCGCACTGATTGCGGTGCTGCTGCGTGGTACTGCAAACGACGTTTATACCCAGATTGGTTTCGTCATGCTGATTGGGATGGCGAGTAAGAATGCCATTTTGATTGTGGAATTTGCCAATCAGATGTACGAAGAAGGTTTGAGTATCACCAAATCGGTGCTAGAAGCTAGCCGCGAACGGTTGCGCCCGATTCTGATGACGGCAATCTCAACCATCATTGGTGCGGTTCCCCTGGTGATTGCCACCGGTCCAGGAGCCGCTGCCCGTCAATCTCTGGGAACAGCCGTCGTGGGGGGCATGTGCGTGGCAACCGTTCTCAGTCTATTTGTCATCCCAGTGTTATACATTGTGATTAAGACTGCTGTAACTCGCTTCAGAAGCCGTCGCAAGCCTGATTTAGCCGATGATCACCCCGGTTCAAATGATGGAGATGGGCTGAATGGGGGAGATGGCGTAGGGCATGGCAGAGAGATGACAACCAGCCAACGATCGTCCGATGGGAATTAG
- a CDS encoding ankyrin repeat domain-containing protein yields MRNQNSDSDLRKILFSAITNNNGDLIREILGENTVKSINFLMDFGYSPLEYALEISSLDAAKVLIELEFGLNMRVALFPLESAISFNHIEMVEILLAAGIDVNRDLGGGWTFLMRAAISENLQAAKLLVDAGADAGKVTQEGWIAHSIALREGFAELAGYLESLMTF; encoded by the coding sequence GTGAGAAACCAAAATAGTGATTCTGATCTCAGAAAAATTCTATTTAGTGCAATAACAAATAATAATGGAGATTTAATTAGAGAAATACTGGGAGAAAATACCGTAAAGAGCATTAATTTTTTAATGGATTTTGGTTATTCCCCTCTTGAATATGCTCTTGAAATCAGTAGCCTAGATGCTGCAAAAGTACTGATTGAATTAGAGTTTGGATTAAATATGCGTGTGGCATTATTCCCTTTAGAATCCGCCATCTCATTCAATCACATTGAGATGGTTGAAATACTTTTGGCGGCAGGAATCGATGTTAACAGAGATTTAGGAGGAGGTTGGACTTTTTTAATGCGAGCAGCCATTAGTGAAAACTTGCAAGCTGCAAAATTATTAGTTGATGCAGGTGCTGATGCTGGCAAGGTGACACAAGAGGGTTGGATAGCACACTCAATTGCCTTAAGAGAAGGTTTTGCTGAATTAGCTGGCTATTTAGAATCCTTAATGACTTTCTAG
- a CDS encoding addiction module protein, with protein sequence MDCKNGYSMSEISEKFKTELSQLSVQERAELAYFLIHSLDEGEDEDVEINWDGELVRRMQEINNGTASGEPASKVFTDLREKYS encoded by the coding sequence ATGGATTGTAAAAATGGCTACAGTATGAGTGAAATTTCAGAAAAATTTAAGACTGAACTTTCTCAACTCTCCGTACAGGAACGTGCAGAGCTTGCCTACTTCTTAATCCATTCGCTGGATGAAGGTGAAGATGAAGACGTGGAAATTAACTGGGATGGTGAGTTGGTGCGAAGAATGCAGGAGATTAATAACGGTACGGCTTCTGGTGAGCCAGCAAGTAAAGTATTCACCGACTTGCGAGAGAAGTATTCGTGA
- a CDS encoding efflux RND transporter periplasmic adaptor subunit has protein sequence MSGKDTQHPTLPPASDLEVERPQDSENTEDTPPKSRFRRFLVPGLIGLAILGGVGWIVFSRVIMPLIIFSQMKPQPTPVQLGSPKSAPIDDSSDYAASLDSRQSITLQPRVAGQVSAIYVRAGDRVEAGQQILQIDSDAQRAQVASRTAAADTAAAEVDSARADVDNAIDNLKALQARRASAQANVQLNQREYERYQELYKQGAESRQTLDQRLNAIQTAQAALQQADADIRAQQSTIARARSQVVRNQRALQQAQATVNEGAAELGFYSITAPFTGIVGNIPVKVGDFVDTSTQLLNLTQNRQLEIQIQIPLERASQLRRGLPVKLLDQQDKVLQSGQISFIAPNVDPSTQSVQVKAIFPNVGNQLRSSQFIRARVIWNTRPGVLVPTSAISRLGGKNFIFVAAPFKDSGCKEPAKSEFGGPVKVEPDQLTAAQKPIQLGKIVGNDQEVLEGLSGRDRIVTSGILQLQNCAPIAEAK, from the coding sequence ATGAGCGGCAAAGATACCCAACACCCTACCCTTCCCCCTGCTTCCGATCTGGAAGTTGAACGTCCTCAAGATTCTGAAAACACAGAAGATACCCCACCCAAATCACGATTTCGCCGATTTTTAGTCCCTGGTTTAATTGGGTTGGCAATTCTAGGCGGTGTTGGCTGGATTGTTTTTAGCCGCGTAATTATGCCGCTAATTATTTTCAGCCAGATGAAACCCCAGCCAACACCCGTGCAGCTTGGTAGCCCCAAGTCTGCCCCAATTGATGACAGTTCAGACTATGCGGCCAGTCTTGACTCTCGCCAGTCCATCACCCTCCAGCCACGGGTCGCAGGTCAGGTTTCGGCAATCTACGTGAGGGCAGGCGATCGGGTCGAGGCAGGGCAACAAATCCTGCAAATTGACTCAGATGCACAACGGGCACAGGTTGCCAGTCGAACGGCGGCGGCTGACACGGCGGCGGCTGAAGTGGACTCAGCCCGGGCAGATGTGGATAATGCGATCGACAATCTCAAAGCGCTCCAGGCACGGCGGGCTTCAGCCCAGGCAAATGTGCAACTGAACCAGCGGGAGTATGAACGCTATCAAGAACTCTATAAGCAGGGAGCCGAGAGCAGACAAACCCTGGATCAAAGATTGAATGCGATCCAAACTGCCCAGGCGGCACTGCAACAGGCAGACGCCGATATCCGGGCACAACAATCTACGATCGCCCGTGCCCGTTCCCAGGTTGTGAGAAATCAACGCGCCCTGCAACAGGCACAGGCAACTGTGAATGAGGGTGCGGCAGAACTCGGATTTTACAGCATTACAGCGCCTTTCACGGGAATTGTGGGCAACATCCCAGTTAAGGTTGGAGATTTTGTCGATACTTCGACCCAGTTGCTCAATTTGACTCAAAATCGGCAACTCGAAATTCAAATCCAAATTCCCCTGGAAAGAGCTTCCCAGTTGCGCCGTGGGCTACCTGTTAAGCTGCTGGATCAGCAGGATAAGGTGCTCCAAAGCGGGCAGATTTCTTTCATCGCACCCAACGTCGATCCTTCTACCCAATCTGTTCAAGTGAAGGCAATTTTCCCAAATGTGGGAAATCAACTACGAAGCTCCCAGTTTATTCGTGCCAGGGTGATTTGGAATACCCGCCCAGGGGTTTTAGTGCCAACCAGTGCAATTTCTCGCCTGGGGGGTAAGAACTTTATTTTTGTCGCCGCCCCATTTAAGGATTCAGGCTGCAAAGAACCTGCGAAGTCTGAGTTCGGTGGACCTGTAAAAGTGGAACCGGATCAACTTACTGCTGCCCAAAAACCCATTCAGTTGGGCAAAATTGTGGGCAATGATCAGGAGGTTCTAGAAGGGTTGAGCGGGCGCGATCGCATCGTCACCTCTGGCATTCTGCAACTCCAAAACTGTGCCCCCATCGCTGAAGCGAAGTAA
- a CDS encoding ATP-binding protein, whose product MTLPKKSKSLQDILRQRSQATFVGREAQIELFRGEMGRTPELRDYFIFNVWGQGSVGKSTLMRQFRKLAEEAQFATALTSDETSVPEIMGHLAEQLEQQGHKLERFAERYKVYRQKKQELEADPDAPQGFSAFMSRQLPRPVWEPSSKFPVAEPLLPFWMRMQSLDKPVSGQVMWRKNWATKMKCDW is encoded by the coding sequence ATGACTCTACCTAAAAAGTCCAAAAGTCTCCAAGATATTTTGAGGCAGCGATCGCAGGCTACTTTTGTCGGGCGCGAGGCTCAGATTGAGTTGTTCCGAGGCGAGATGGGGCGAACGCCAGAGTTACGCGACTACTTTATTTTCAACGTCTGGGGACAGGGTAGCGTGGGCAAAAGCACCCTGATGCGCCAGTTTCGCAAGTTAGCAGAGGAAGCCCAGTTTGCCACTGCCCTCACCAGCGACGAAACCAGCGTCCCGGAGATAATGGGACATCTGGCAGAGCAGCTAGAGCAACAGGGACATAAGCTGGAACGGTTTGCCGAACGCTACAAGGTCTATCGCCAGAAAAAGCAGGAATTGGAAGCTGACCCGGACGCACCCCAGGGTTTTTCAGCATTTATGAGTAGGCAATTGCCAAGGCCAGTCTGGGAGCCGTCAAGCAAATTCCCGGTAGCGGAGCCGTTACTCCCTTTCTGGATGAGGATGCAATCTCTGGACAAGCCAGTGAGTGGGCAAGTTATGTGGCGAAAAAACTGGGCAACAAAGATGAAGTGCGACTGGTAA
- a CDS encoding ankyrin repeat domain-containing protein, whose amino-acid sequence MSLQNLDKLIRAIAQSVMGDTTPPSSSDEADKNAFFEELSAAARTGQQQFFRELVATENQTRKQNEPTLLMAVVIEGRIEIVQALIAAGADVNVRIKQFFTFDALEFAVDKGYTEIARILLEAGADPNWNDPGLRPLTKAIKANNPEMLQLLLNAGAEVTFSTGFNPLVEAANKTNNAEIIQLLLEAGCPVNSTNTSGDSALVDACLNGHDRVVHELIAAGADVNQPRKDGVTPLIAVFSVPQMVQALASWGLGDNHSDPRSRMAYIMQLLVDAGVNLDTRHFQGQTALMLAAEQGYLDIANILLAKGAAPNVVEDPAKGTVPDLFKDMAAAIAEQSDRKTALIYAADKGHTEIVAALLAAGANVAIADKKGRTALEIAVQQGHADIVQLLQSAGAEAPEGATQFSTAALLGAAKQGNVAALRSALQAGINPDASEVQERRNPRHKTALMFAAERGHIEAVRVLLEAGASVNLSDRPGKKLGKTPLMVAAESDHAEVMRLLLESGATVDAQDKRGETALFYAVQEETTEAVRVLLEFGADPHKKSWDGTPFEQATYASPEISKLVMAADKQKGGKASTAAREEMLRSAAFDENAELVRTLVPDVTNLDAPDHSGWTALIFAAAKGTVEVVQMLLAAGANVNKTSNSGQTALSEAVYWGHVETVKLLIAAGADVNVRDNDGWTPLMKALTWNATEVVQVLIDAGADLSLRNRQGKTALALAVEDKKRAIAQLLRTAGATE is encoded by the coding sequence GTGTCATTACAGAACTTAGACAAGCTCATTCGTGCGATCGCCCAATCAGTGATGGGAGACACCACCCCACCCAGTTCTTCAGATGAAGCGGATAAAAATGCCTTCTTTGAAGAGCTTTCGGCAGCAGCCCGCACTGGACAGCAGCAGTTTTTCCGTGAACTGGTGGCAACCGAAAACCAAACCCGTAAGCAGAATGAGCCGACCCTACTAATGGCAGTAGTGATAGAAGGCAGAATCGAGATTGTGCAAGCACTGATCGCCGCAGGTGCCGATGTCAACGTTCGGATCAAGCAATTTTTTACATTCGATGCCCTGGAATTTGCCGTAGACAAAGGCTATACCGAAATTGCCCGGATTCTGCTGGAGGCAGGAGCCGATCCCAATTGGAATGATCCAGGCTTGCGACCTTTAACAAAAGCGATCAAAGCAAACAATCCTGAGATGTTGCAGTTACTTCTGAATGCAGGGGCAGAAGTCACATTCAGTACCGGATTTAATCCCCTGGTTGAAGCAGCAAATAAAACCAATAACGCTGAGATTATTCAACTGCTACTGGAAGCAGGCTGCCCGGTCAACAGCACAAACACAAGTGGTGACTCCGCATTGGTGGATGCTTGTTTGAATGGACACGATCGCGTGGTGCATGAATTGATTGCCGCAGGTGCAGATGTCAATCAACCAAGAAAAGATGGAGTGACCCCGTTAATTGCCGTGTTCTCTGTTCCCCAAATGGTTCAGGCTTTAGCAAGTTGGGGGCTAGGAGACAATCACTCCGATCCACGATCGCGAATGGCATACATCATGCAGTTGCTTGTAGATGCAGGTGTTAACCTCGATACTCGCCACTTTCAAGGTCAAACCGCCCTGATGCTGGCGGCTGAACAGGGATATCTCGATATTGCCAACATTCTGCTGGCAAAGGGGGCTGCTCCAAATGTGGTAGAAGATCCAGCAAAGGGAACGGTGCCTGACTTGTTTAAGGACATGGCAGCAGCGATCGCCGAGCAATCAGACCGGAAGACTGCCCTGATCTATGCCGCCGATAAGGGACACACCGAAATCGTTGCCGCCCTATTAGCCGCTGGAGCAAATGTGGCAATCGCCGATAAAAAAGGTCGCACTGCCCTGGAGATTGCCGTTCAACAGGGACACGCGGACATTGTGCAATTGCTCCAGAGTGCAGGAGCCGAAGCCCCTGAAGGTGCCACTCAATTTTCCACAGCGGCGCTTTTGGGGGCAGCAAAACAGGGCAATGTCGCGGCTTTGCGATCGGCGTTGCAAGCAGGCATCAATCCCGATGCCAGTGAAGTACAGGAACGCCGCAATCCCCGTCACAAGACGGCTTTGATGTTTGCAGCCGAACGAGGACATATTGAAGCGGTGCGGGTTTTGTTAGAGGCTGGTGCATCGGTGAATTTGAGCGATCGTCCGGGCAAAAAACTGGGCAAAACGCCACTCATGGTTGCGGCTGAATCAGACCATGCCGAAGTAATGCGTTTATTGCTGGAATCTGGCGCAACGGTAGATGCTCAAGATAAGCGAGGCGAAACCGCCCTGTTTTATGCCGTTCAGGAAGAAACCACCGAAGCTGTACGAGTGCTGTTGGAATTTGGCGCTGACCCCCACAAGAAAAGCTGGGATGGCACCCCATTTGAACAGGCAACCTATGCCAGTCCAGAAATTTCCAAATTAGTCATGGCGGCAGACAAACAGAAAGGCGGAAAAGCCAGCACTGCTGCCCGTGAGGAAATGTTGCGTTCTGCTGCCTTTGATGAAAATGCAGAACTGGTCAGAACCCTGGTGCCGGACGTTACCAATCTGGATGCACCTGATCATAGTGGTTGGACTGCTCTCATTTTTGCGGCGGCAAAGGGCACGGTTGAGGTTGTGCAAATGCTTTTAGCAGCGGGAGCAAATGTCAATAAAACCAGCAATTCGGGACAAACCGCCCTTTCTGAAGCCGTGTACTGGGGGCATGTTGAAACGGTCAAACTACTGATTGCAGCCGGAGCAGATGTGAATGTCCGGGATAACGATGGTTGGACTCCGTTAATGAAAGCTCTCACCTGGAATGCGACTGAAGTTGTGCAAGTTTTAATTGATGCGGGGGCTGATCTTAGTCTTCGCAATCGCCAGGGAAAAACCGCGTTGGCACTGGCTGTGGAGGATAAGAAGCGAGCGATCGCCCAACTTCTCCGCACCGCAGGCGCAACAGAGTAA
- a CDS encoding tetratricopeptide repeat protein, with amino-acid sequence MAKKLGNKDEVRLVKEPVEVLTPLFLQDLIKLAEQHHLLLLFDVYERTSSSNNTRRFLLRGLYYQSIERHEEALQDFTQAIELEPKGAFGITMRGQTYQLLGRYEEALQDYNRAIELNPQNTWAIAQHGETLLLLGLYSEALANFNQVIALNLDNDWYLYDRAISYLALKMLKLTSIGLFNWLNSNMTKSLTIIKTPLILLCII; translated from the coding sequence GTGGCGAAAAAACTGGGCAACAAAGATGAAGTGCGACTGGTAAAGGAACCGGTAGAAGTTTTGACTCCCCTGTTTTTGCAGGATCTGATCAAGCTGGCAGAACAGCATCATCTGCTGCTGTTGTTTGATGTGTATGAACGCACCAGTTCCTCAAATAATACCAGGAGGTTTTTGCTACGAGGGCTTTACTACCAATCAATAGAGCGCCACGAAGAAGCCTTACAAGACTTTACCCAAGCGATCGAACTGGAGCCGAAGGGTGCTTTTGGAATCACGATGCGTGGTCAAACTTATCAGTTATTGGGGCGCTATGAAGAAGCCTTACAAGATTACAACCGAGCGATTGAACTTAACCCGCAGAATACTTGGGCGATCGCACAACACGGTGAAACCTTGTTGCTTTTAGGTCTTTACAGTGAAGCACTTGCAAATTTTAACCAGGTGATTGCACTGAATTTAGATAATGACTGGTATCTATACGATCGCGCGATTTCCTACCTTGCTCTTAAAATGCTAAAGCTGACCTCGATCGGGCTATTCAATTGGCTCAACAGCAATATGACGAAAAGCCTGACGATCATCAAAACACCTTTAATCTTGCTTTGTATCATCTAA
- a CDS encoding DUF4351 domain-containing protein, with amino-acid sequence METRLNRRLYESGYGRREVLNLFKFIDWVMILPEGLKQAFWLELKAYEEERKVPYITSVEEIGFERGIQEGQRSLVLLLLEQRVGKLPEGIRDRLSQLNLAQLEALAIALLNFSTLAELEAWLESH; translated from the coding sequence ATGGAAACTCGGCTTAATCGGCGATTATATGAATCTGGTTACGGTCGTCGGGAAGTGTTGAATCTATTCAAGTTCATTGATTGGGTTATGATCTTGCCAGAGGGGTTAAAGCAGGCATTTTGGTTGGAGTTGAAGGCTTATGAGGAGGAACGCAAGGTGCCATACATTACTAGCGTGGAAGAAATCGGCTTTGAGCGAGGCATTCAGGAAGGGCAACGATCGCTCGTTCTCCTCCTTCTAGAACAACGAGTTGGGAAATTACCGGAGGGCATCCGCGATCGCCTCTCTCAATTAAACCTGGCTCAACTAGAAGCCCTCGCGATCGCTCTGCTGAATTTTTCCACCCTAGCTGAACTGGAGGCTTGGCTAGAAAGTCATTAA